DNA from Petropleomorpha daqingensis:
TCCAGGCGCGTGCCGCGGTGCAGGACGCGCTCGGCCGCGACTTCGTGCGCACGCTGCACTCCACCGGCGTGCCACGCCGGCGGATCCTCTACAAGCACGTGCTGCGCAACGCAGCGACCCCCGTCGCCACGGTGACGGGGCTGACCTTCATCTTCACCCTGGGCGGCGTCGTCGTCCTGGAGCTGATCTTCGGCTTACCCGGGATGGGCAACCTGATGCTGCGCTCGGTGCAGACCCACGACTTCTCCATCGTGCAGGCCGGTGTCCTGTACTTCAGCCTCGTGGTCCTCCTGGTCAACCTGGTCGTCGACCTGGCCACGGCTGCTCTCGACCCCCGGGTGCGTGTCCGATGACCGCTGCCACCGTTCCCGCCCAGGGCGTCGGGGAGCCGGTCGCCCAGCCGGGGCGGCCACGACCCGCAGGCACCTTCTCCTCAGCAGTCCGGGCGGCGCTGCGCCGGCCGGCCGTGCTCGTGGCGCTCGGCTGGGTCGTGCTGGTCGTCCTATCCAGTGCGCTGGCCGGGGTCCTCGCGCCGCACGACCCGCTGGCCCAAGACCTCGACCACACGCTGTCCGGCCCGACCGGCACCTACCTGCTGGGCACCGACGAACTGGGCCGGGACCTGCTGTCCCGGATCCTGCACGGGGGCGGCAGCCTGCTGCTCGCGGCGCTCATCCCGCTCGCCGTGTCCTACCTCCTCGGCGTGCCTGCCGGCCTGCTCGTCGGGTACGTCGGCGGCAAGGCCGACGCGGTCGCCGACTTCGTGGTCAACGTCCTGTTCGCCATCCCGGCCCTGGTCATCGTCCTCGCCGTGGCCGTCGTCTCGAACAACAACCTGCTGGTGATGACGGTGATCTTCGGGGTCATCATCAGCGGCGGGATCTTCCGGCTGGTGCGCGCCTCGACCCAGGCCTCCCGGGACCTCCTCTACGTCGACGCCGCCCGGGTCAGCGGCGTCGCGCGGTGGACGATCCTGCTGCGGCACATCCTGCCCAATGTCTTGGGGCCGCTGATCGTGCAGGGCTTCCTGCTCTACAGCGGCGCCTTCCTGTTCCTGACCTCGCTGTCGTTCCTCGGCCTCGGCTTCGACCCGCAGCAGCCCAGCTGGGGACAACTGGTCTTCGACGCCTCCGGCCACCTCGACACCGACCCCTGGATGATGGTCCCGATCGGCATCGTGCTCATCGCCACGGTCGCCGCACTGAACTACCTGGGCAACTCCCTGCTGGCCACGCTCCCCACCGCTCGACGAGCCCGGCTGCTGACCCCGCTGCGCCGACCGCAGCTGCCACCGGAGGCCGCGGCCAGGGCTGCGGGGGAGAGGCGGCGCTCGTCGGCCGCGGACCCGGCCGACCACGACCTCCCGCTGGTCGTGGAGGACCTCGTCGTCTCCTTCCGCACGTCCGAGGGGGGTTGGCAGTCGGTCGTGGACGGCGTCTCGTTCGCCGTCCGTCAGGGGCAGACCCTGTGCCTGGTCGGCGAGTCCGGCTGCGGCAAGACGATGACGGCGATGGCGACCCTGGGCCTGCTCCCCGAGGGCGGTGCCGCCGCCGGCTCCGTCCGCCTGGGCGGCCGCGAGCTGCTGACCCTCTCGGAGAAGGACATGGCGCAGGTCCGCGGCTCGCAGATCGCGCTGATCTCGCAGGAGCCCATGGTGGCCCTCGACCCGTGCTTCTCCGTGCGCTCCCAGCTGGGCGAGGTGGTCACGCTGCACCGGGGCGGATCACGCGTGGAGGTCCGCCAGAGGGTGCACGACCTGTTGCGGCTCGTCGGCATCCCGAACGCCGAAGCCGTGGCCAAGAGCTACCCGCACCAGCTCTCCGGCGGGATGGCACAGCGGGTGTGCATCGCCCTGGCACTCGCGGGGGAGCCCCGGGTGCTCATCGCCGACGAGCCCACCACGGCCCTGGACCCCACGATCCAGGCCGAGATCCTCGACCTGCTGCGCTCGCTGCAGGAATCCCTCGGCCTGGCGCTCGTGCTGGTCACCCACGACCTCGGTGTGGTGGCCGACATCGGCGACGTCGCGGCGGTCATGTACGCCGGGCAGATCGTCGAGCTGGCCCCGGTGGACGAGCTGCTCGCCACCCCCCGGCACCCCTACTCCCGCGGTTTGCTCGACGCGATGCCCGAGGACGCCGTCCGCGGGGAGCAGCTGCCCACCATCCCCGGCGTCGTGCCGCTGCCCCAGGACTGGCCGGCGCACTGCCGGTTCGCCGCCCGCTGCCCGCTGGCCGCCGACGCCTGCCGGGAGGGCACGATCCCGCTGATCCGCGTCGGGGACGAGCGGTCCAGCCGGTGCATCCGCACCGACGAGCTCGACCCGATCCCCGGCCTCGCGAAGACGGGAGCCATCCGATGAGCGCCGCCCAGCAGACAGCGCCGTTGCTCGCCGTCACAGACCTGCATGTCCGGTACAAGCTGCCCGGGTGGCGAACCCCACCGGTCAAGGCCGTGGACGGCGTCAGCTTCACCATGGCCGCGCACGAGACCGTCGGCCTGGTCGGGGAATCCGGCTCCGGCAAGTCGACCATCGGCCGGG
Protein-coding regions in this window:
- a CDS encoding dipeptide/oligopeptide/nickel ABC transporter permease/ATP-binding protein, whose amino-acid sequence is MTAATVPAQGVGEPVAQPGRPRPAGTFSSAVRAALRRPAVLVALGWVVLVVLSSALAGVLAPHDPLAQDLDHTLSGPTGTYLLGTDELGRDLLSRILHGGGSLLLAALIPLAVSYLLGVPAGLLVGYVGGKADAVADFVVNVLFAIPALVIVLAVAVVSNNNLLVMTVIFGVIISGGIFRLVRASTQASRDLLYVDAARVSGVARWTILLRHILPNVLGPLIVQGFLLYSGAFLFLTSLSFLGLGFDPQQPSWGQLVFDASGHLDTDPWMMVPIGIVLIATVAALNYLGNSLLATLPTARRARLLTPLRRPQLPPEAAARAAGERRRSSAADPADHDLPLVVEDLVVSFRTSEGGWQSVVDGVSFAVRQGQTLCLVGESGCGKTMTAMATLGLLPEGGAAAGSVRLGGRELLTLSEKDMAQVRGSQIALISQEPMVALDPCFSVRSQLGEVVTLHRGGSRVEVRQRVHDLLRLVGIPNAEAVAKSYPHQLSGGMAQRVCIALALAGEPRVLIADEPTTALDPTIQAEILDLLRSLQESLGLALVLVTHDLGVVADIGDVAAVMYAGQIVELAPVDELLATPRHPYSRGLLDAMPEDAVRGEQLPTIPGVVPLPQDWPAHCRFAARCPLAADACREGTIPLIRVGDERSSRCIRTDELDPIPGLAKTGAIR